The nucleotide window taattcaaaattttgattaaatatttaaattttataaaaatatctaaaaattgtcatagttaataaaataataatatagtaaTATTTAGTGTATCTCATTTATTTTATGGTAATATATGCTGATTAGTTttgaataatataattaaatgatatttttaatagaattactaatttattatttaatttaatagagagattaatttacctatttttaatAGAGGAGTCAAAATGTAATCCGGCTCTTACAATATTTATGGTATTTTTATCATCAATCTTTATTTTTGCAACTCCATTTGTTTTGTCAAATATTTAAATGTTACAAAAGGTGATTGTTATATATTTATCTGAGACACTTATAACAACATTTGAAAttcaatttatatttaatattttgaaaatttaaattaaaaatctataatatattgttaatattattaattagtgaAATTTAAATCTTATCTTTAATAAAATTAGCTTCTAATATAATgtgtaaaagtaccatggaggtcCCTTCTACTTAGGAAATGGGTAAATTAGTCCCTATAAGTTATATAAAAGGGCAAACTGATCATCCGATtaaaaatttcatatatttttactattaaaaattggtcATTATACATTAGCATAAGGTACACCTATCTAGTTGTTTTATTAGCCACATtgatttttaatagtaaaaatggatgaaatttttaatagaaataatcaaTTTGCTCATTGATCTAAAGTATAATGACTATTTTACTCGTTTTAACTAAAACAAGCAAAATGCAATATGACCCTTAGTACAAAAACCTATACTATGCTTTTACTAATATGACTCTTAGTACAAAAACCTATACTATGCTTTTACTTATATGTATTGCAcatgattttatataatttttatttattaaataatatattttataatttcaaatacATATttgtggtaattaaataatgattaATTCAAATTATACTAAAGTTGATTTAGTTTTGAAATAGCAAATGAAAgagtaaaatattattttaaaaataaaaataaaaattaaattgatacataaaactattaaaataatatataaaattgaaactatataaaaattaactataaaatatatttacactaagttaataattatatttaagaataatgattaaaaatacttgttgaaatttaaatttcttttcaaaataaattcaCGAAATCTTTTCACATGCaccaattaaataataaataaatggacTTAAAGATTGGTTGCTCCGTAAAATATAAacaacttaaaaatatatataatatcataATATTGTATTACATCTTtattaatcaaaataatattCTATTTCTCTCTGATGCCATTGATGTTTGAACATATTCAATATTACCTCTTGAAAAATAATTACTTTAATGTCTGATCTTTTTATATAAGTCAAAGTTATTATTGTTAATAATCTCTATTTTTTATCGGTAAATTTTTTAGATGCTACTTTATTGAATATACTTAATTCTTGAATGCTATTTATAAAGCTAAAGTTAAATTTTAATCGGTAATAAATTTTAATCAGTAAATAACTCTAATACTAATTAAGTGATAACTAAGATACTTGAGTTCTATTCAATTAATAACACTATTTTACATGAATAAAAATTActgtaaattaaaaaaatgtcattttataataatttcaaattcaaattataatttctttaaccaataattataaattataattataatatcacaacatttttcttaaattttatgcTTAGTTTTATtcaagtaataattttatttttaaattagcaAAATTTTGTTTAcatcaaatttttaaataataattataaattaaatcataattatttttaaatgtataactatcacaatttttattaaattataattattttaaaattataatgtcACAATTGGCTCCTAAATTTTCAgtcaatgaataaataaatgtCACATGTATTAGGTTTAGGTTTtgaatataatttttacaaatagattaaatttgagatcttttctttttttctgttttctaatcaataaaaaattaaaaataattaaaataaataaaacttattCGTTGAAAAttgaattcaaaatatatatttaaaattcaaaaccaatcatataatgaaatatggtatttatttatttgttgttGTCAAGTTATTGTGTAAACTAgactatgttaaaattttgggcCAAAGGTGATCTGTTTAAGTTGGAATGCTGTCTATGTTAATGGACAGACCAAGAGGCCTAACTGTaagaaataattttgaaaaaaaaaaaaatcaagtgaaATAATCCCATTCTCATTTTCTAGATAAACATACTCAATGGAAAATTTTACCATGCGATCCAATTAATAAAGCAGAGATTAAAATTTCTAATTAAAGCGTTAAGAATTTTATTACTGATATAAAGTTATAAATTATTGAATATTTTACATACAAATCAACTTATATATTCGTTAAAGGACACAATTTCATTTggaaaaagtttttaaaatgttttctatCGAGCGATTGACCGAACTCTTAAATTTAAGTGGTACTATGCTTACAAGTATCTACCTTATATCTCTTGGGTTGGAATCTTTCCACATAGGTGATTTACATAATTGATATTATGCACTATTTTTTACATTTACATTATGAGCCTTACAAGTTGTATCTCTATTAATCAAGGTGCTACCCCACTGCGAAGACAAAACTTCATTGGAGACAATACTAACCATTGTTGGGGGTTTAACCAACTACATGACGAATGACATTTCAGAGACTTCTTCTAAAAGAGCCTACTTCCTTCAACAAGATAGTAATGAAAGAAACTCATACATAGGTTTGATTAGATTGAGTTCACTGCATGTAGCATGGCCCAAGATTCAACTTTACAAAGCTAACCCTACTCACTTTAGTCACTAGATCTACTACTCAAGTTCCGATAACAATAATTTTAGTTCGACTATATCGagaaattcataaaattcagtGATTAAATACAATTAGAAAAAACAACTGTCGAATATATCAACCTTATAACACACATGAgattggaaaaagaaaatgatcaaAAGGATGGAGAAAGCTAAAGGAGAATACCTTATCAGTAGGAAATGTTAATATCTAAGAGCCGAAACTAGAAATTCCAATCTGAAATATGATGCACTAACCACCCTTATTTAAaagtttaatataatatttggtaTTCAAATTTGACGTTTTTCTTAATGTAGTACTTGtatatttttttatctaaattagtATTTGAATTggacaaaagttatatattttgacaCCTAAAGATAATTGTGTTagctttttagtgtttaattcggGTTTAGGGCtgatttgataaaagttaattgctaatattattagattagaAATTTCCATGATCTTGTTAATGAAATAAACTTAGTgttaattttgaatttgtttaatttgtcaaatacAATCTAATAGATGCTATTTAATTTGGCTTTTAGAGTTGTTTTGATGAAatttaattgctaatattattagcTAATCATAAATTTTCATCAAAGTAAATTATAATATTCAAATGAAACACTAAAAATTAACACTGTTACCTTTGGATACTAAAATAGATAACTTTTACCAAATACAAATaccaaaatttgaaagaaaaaaaaatatagataCCACATTAGAAAACGTGTCAAAATGAGGTACTAAATTATGTATTAAGCCtaaaaaaaatataccacaaCAACAATAGAGGTATTCACTACAGCAATCAAGGCTACAATTTTAGAATCTATCTTaatgttatgaatttttaatggAGCTGCTGAAATTCATCAATCGATAGTTTGATCAGTTGGATCACGAATCCAATTTTAAAAAGTTCATTTCGATTGATGAAACTGATAAACCAATGATATAACAGGGTTTGACCACTTATTTGAAAAGCTGAAATAACTTTCTTTATATTTCTCAATGTTGTGCTTCTGCACATTAGAGTTGGGCTCCTCACAGAGGCTAGCCGAAATACTTTTACGGACAAAAAGATTGAGTTCATAATCTAAAATTTAGGTTGAGCTTTTAAGGCCCAAATTGGCTAAGATGGATTGATTGATGGATAAATTGATTGggcataatatattttatttaaattaataaaattaatatcatttgaataaattttaacatataaggACTAAtctgaaataaattttaattgaaggATTAAAATGAACTTTATATAATAGTATTTGACCTCATTTATCTTGAAATTTTTAGGAGCGATGAAGATGTCAAAATTTGAGTTTAGAGGTAAAAAGAGTTCTTTGGTACTTCTCAATTAAGTAAATTGGTTTTACTAAAAGATTAGTGCAATTTAAGTTCTATCCATTTCAAAATATCAATTAAGGACAATTAATCAGAATAATATTTTTCATCAATTGTACATAttttattggtataataataaatttagcactcaaatttacatattttatcaatttaatattgATTTAACAAATTTACCATAATATTTACACATTATGTAATCATTCACACATAATATATAAACATCGAAagctaaaattgttattatatatacgaattaaaattatgtaaaattcaCGTCAAGATATTAACACTGTGACTAATTATCTTTGGTTACTTACTTTAAAAACCTACAAAGAATAAATTGCTCCAAAATTTGTTGAGAGGGTGAATATGGTAAATTCGAATTTTTTAAGGAAAGGCCCAAATATCCCTTTATGAACAAATTGGGGAAGTTGAATTGAACCGTTAAAAGCCTAGGCCGAGCAATAACCCATTAACAGAATAAACACCGACTTTGAATAAAAATAATCCTTTACCTAACGCGCTTTTCTATAAATAGGATCCCTTCGCAACGAAGGCAAAGGTAAGAGGCGGCTAGAGATAGATTGGCTCAATCAACGCGTTTGATTCAACAAGGGTTTCTAGCGATTTCAaatctcaattttttattttgtgtttcgttttaatctctctctctctcacatCCCTTTTGGTAAGATCTTCGTTTGCCTTTGATTTTTTATTGAGGTCACGTTAGATCCGCCCAGAGAAGCACAAAAATTTCAAtttctaggttttttttttactCTGATTAAATGCCGTATCTGTAATTCTGCGGCGTAATAGTTTGTTTTGATATTTGTTTGTGttgaatttgtgagatttttcGTTTATTAGGGTTTGTAATTTTTTGGCGGTATCTTTGATTGCTGGTTTTGTTTGGTATATATCTTTTGAGATCTAGTAAAATTTTATTGAGAAGAGGACTTGTGGTTCTTGATTGATATGGCGGCAGGGCGAGTTGATGTTCCTAGGAGAACTGATGTTGGGAATTTGAATTGGGCAGATAAGAATGGTTACGATTACCCATCTACCAGGCGTAATGATGGGTTCAATTTGGGTCCTAGGCGATGTAGGTTAGAGGATGTTATGAGAGTCAAGAGTGATTTAGCCCCGATGTTGGATGACGGGGTTCAGCAGCCCGCACAGAAAAAGAGGAAGTTTTCCCCGATTGTATTGAACGTTGAAGAGAAGGAAGTGAGAATTTCGTCTAGGAATGGAGCCCTAGATGCAGTTAGGGCCCCGCTGTTTTCGAATCTAGTGGAGAATTCGCCACTCAAGTCTACGGTGTCTGATTTTAGTTTTGTTTTATCTACGCTTGTTGGCCAGCAATGTGAGGGTGTTGAACAAGAACAAGATATGACGGGAAAAGAGAAACGTCTAGGGCCTAACATATTCACATCTCGTTGGGCCTCTGATAGTGATGATGAAGATGATTCTCGAAGCAAGGAAAAGATTAGGAGGAGTTCGAGTCTAGAGAGTGGAGAGTTTGAAAGAGACGATTTGGAAGGAGATGGGGTGCTGTCCAGCGAAAGAAGTAGCAGTATATTGTCTGCTTGGAAGGATGAAGATATGGAATGCAAGTTGGAATCGGATGGTGTGATGGACATTGATGGAACATTTGATGAAGATGCTTCTGATGATCAGTCAGATTCAGATGTTGAAGAGTTAGGAGGAGGTATGAACATGCTTTTGGGTTGCAGAAGTGTGTATGAATATGAAAGATTGAACAAAATAAGTGAAGGTACATATGGTGTTGTTTTTAGAGCTAGGGATAAGAAGACGGGTGAAATCGTGGCCTTGAAGAAGGTAAAGATTCTAGACAGAAGAGAATTAGAAGAATTCGGTTTCCCTTTGACATCACTTAGGGAAATTAACATTCTTGCTTCATTTAACCACCCTTCAATTGTGAAAGTTAAAGAAGTTGTTGTAGATGACCATGACAATGTTTACATGGTTATGGAGTATATGGAACATGACTTGAAGACTCTAATGGAGTCCATGAAATGGCCCTTTAGTACAAGTGATGTTAAATGTTTGATGCTACAACTATTGGAGGGTGTTAAATATCTTCATGATAATTGGGTGCTCCATAGGGATTTGAAAACATCCAATCTTCTCTTGAGCAACCAAGGGGAGCTGAAAATATGTGATTTTGGTATGGCGCGCCAGTATGGAAGCCCTCAAAAGCCATATACAACTAAAGTGGTTACACAGTGGTATAGGTAAGTAGTCTATGTGTTCTTTTCTACATTCATATGAAATTTTATGAGCTTTTAATTTGATCACCTTTTTTTATGTTCATTTCAGAGCACCTGAACTTTTAGTTGGAGCAAAGACGTATTCAACAGCAGTTGACATGTGGTCTGTAGGCTGTATAATGGCGGAGATGTTAGCTAAGCAACCCTTATTCAAAGGGACAAGTGAAATTGATCAGCTTCGCAAGGTAATTGTTGTTCCTATTTGAACTTTCGGATTtcttttatcatattatttaattgtTTTCTGATGTTTGGTTGTTATGGTTGGTGGCTGTAGATCTTTGATACTCTTGGTACTCCAAATGAGAACATTTGGGCCGGCTTTTCTGAATTACCTGGGTCTAAGGCAAATTATTCTAAGCAACGGTAGGTGCCCTATTGGTCACTTCTAtgttattatttgttattatatattatggTGTCTATATGTTCAGTATTTATTCAGTTCAATGAACAGTTGATTTTGTTTGGTCACTTCTAtgttattatttgttattatatatttatattatggtGTCTATATGTTCAGTATTTATTCAGTTCAATGAACAGttgattttgttttctttttgcaGGTATAATTTGTTGCGTAAAAAGTTTCCTGTGGCATCTTTCACAGGATCTGCTGTTCTTTCTGATACTGGATTTGATTTATTAAACAGGCTTCTTACATACGATCCTGATAAAGTAATTATATGAGTTTTTAACATTCCAAGTTGTTAACCTTAAGCTTATATATATTGGTCCCAACTAATTGAAGGTTCTTATTTATGCAGAGAATAACAGCTGATGATGCTCTTAAACATGATTGGTTCCGTGAGCTTCCTCTACCAAAATCTAAAGAATTCTTGCCAACTTTCCGCCCTAAAGTTTGAATCGGTTTGCAGTGATAGTTGTATCTTATTTTTTGTGTTGATTTAGAGACATATACAAGGAACCATGATCTGAATGTGATGCAGCTGCGGTGGGGAAAAAAATCCCTTTTATACTGTTGTGGGGCTAGCGGATTGGCTCATAGAGCCACTATGCTATTTTTCGTTCTGCTTGTATCTTGGTTCAATGATTAACAAGAGGTTAGTTGCAGCAATTGCATGTTTTGGTGGCAAAGTATTGCAAGAAACTTATATCATTGATTGGCAGGCACATAGATGACTTGCTTGCAGAGATTAATTTTTCGAGGTGATTAGTTACAGCCTTCCTCAATTCACTTATTAGGATGATTTTGTGATGAATTGTAATGGTCCTTAGCACCGATTGAATATGAAGGTGAAGGTTATTGACTTTACCTTTTCTTAGTATATTGTATCAGATACTTGTGTATATATCTTTAGCCATGTTTAAAATTTCCTTATTGTCATACTTATATTATTGCTCACATTGTTTCCTTCAATTTTTCACATTGCTTGCAAGAGTCTACTGATGCTTGGAAGCGAACAGCATTGGTCTTTCCTGCTCATAAGCAGTAAGTTGAGTGCTTTGGAAATGAATTAAATCATTTATGAGATGCTGGTTTTGTTTTCTTGTCTGTTGCAATTGTTGCAGCATTGCGGGAAGGTTTGCAGCTTACACATATTTATGTTATCCTTTATTGTGCAAGTAAGATGCTTTATGCATTGCTGGTCTTGCCTTATTATCTTTTGATCGAACTGTTAGTATAATTATGACCAAAAGAATTGATGTTATGGAGTAATTGGCTGGATATGATGCACAGATGTTTCTGATTTAACATATGCAGATGTTACTGATGGAGAAATATAAGATAAAAGGAACTCTTATAAGCGTATCATCTCttactctttcttttctttttctttttccttttcctttattcCTTTGTCCTCATGAATGGATCTTACAGCTTTAACCATCTTGAACTGCATAAAATGGAACGATTATATAATGCAAGTGGAAGTGAGTGAATCGAACCAATTTGAACTCTGCAGACGGTTAAAGTGTATCATGTCTTACCTTGTTCTTTTCCTTTATCCTTTTTCTCCTCATGAATGAATTCTTACAGCTTTAACCATCATGAACTGTAAAAGTGAAATATACGGTACAAGCGGATGTGATTGAACCAAACCAAGTTGACATTGAAGATGGATAAAGCGTATCATCTCTTACTTTGTCTTTTCATTTATCCTTTTCTCCTCATGAATGAATTCTTACAGCTTTTACAATCTTGAACTGTAATAATGAAACAATTGTATGATACAAGCGGATGTGATTGAACCAAACCAAGTCGACGCTGAAGGCTCATCAAATTGAGAGGTATGGTTCTTTATATGAAATAATCATGATGGATGGCTGTCTGGGTTTGCTGTTAAGATATATGAGCTAATAATGATTTGAAGGAATTAACTGACAATTAGAACGCAAGTTGGAGTTAGTAGTGTTAGCTGTTACTTTTCTAACATGGGAACTGTTAAAAAGCAGAACTGATGAGTGGTGCCCGGCCTAATGCTATAGACCAAATTTTCATAACTACGAAGCTTGTTGTcgggatgatgatgatgatgacgtTGAACAAATGATATGGCATATGGGGTGGGTGGTGATTCTACTGCGAAATGGGTGAAAACTATGCACTGAGTTTCTCCGTGCAGAATTGTCTCTTTGATTCCTGAAAAATTTTCTTTCTCAAGGAAAAAGCATACATTAAATGGAGCCTGAATATTCAAAATACATAtacttttgaattttgaattgatttaaatatatataattaaaattgtgATCTTTGCTTCAATGTGTAGAATTCTTTGTGAATTGAAGTATTGATTTTTATTATGTAAATCTTCTTTGTTCTTAACGTTATTATTTATAGGATATATTATAATTGTTCTGAGGGTCGGTATCTGATATGCTGGCATGGCGATGAATATTCCATGTTTTAATGAAAATTAGGAAGTAAATTATGTAGAAGTCAGTGGTTCAAGTCTTTATCTATTAATAAATGTAGTCTCAAATTTATATTAGATTTGTGGtgtaatttgtaattttatatatgaatttttatttttatttttgtcttGAATAAATATTGGAAGTATCATACAAGATACTTAGAATAAGAATTCAAGAAGGTTAATCCTAGAAAATTTCTAAGAAATCCTTGATTCATATGGTGGTCGATTTACAGACGAGTTTAGTATGTTGTAATTGAAGGATATTAAAAATCTGTAGATTTCACGTAGTATTCTGTAAAAATTTATGATAGATTGGGTAATGGGTGTTCGATCTTGCCCCGACCTTATGTTTTCCATATTTCAAGTTATATACATATTGAAGATAATTGGTAGAATTTATTTTATTCATgatattaattttga belongs to Gossypium arboreum isolate Shixiya-1 chromosome 7, ASM2569848v2, whole genome shotgun sequence and includes:
- the LOC108489756 gene encoding cyclin-dependent kinase G-2; the protein is MRVKSDLAPMLDDGVQQPAQKKRKFSPIVLNVEEKEVRISSRNGALDAVRAPLFSNLVENSPLKSTVSDFSFVLSTLVGQQCEGVEQEQDMTGKEKRLGPNIFTSRWASDSDDEDDSRSKEKIRRSSSLESGEFERDDLEGDGVLSSERSSSILSAWKDEDMECKLESDGVMDIDGTFDEDASDDQSDSDVEELGGGMNMLLGCRSVYEYERLNKISEGTYGVVFRARDKKTGEIVALKKVKILDRRELEEFGFPLTSLREINILASFNHPSIVKVKEVVVDDHDNVYMVMEYMEHDLKTLMESMKWPFSTSDVKCLMLQLLEGVKYLHDNWVLHRDLKTSNLLLSNQGELKICDFGMARQYGSPQKPYTTKVVTQWYRAPELLVGAKTYSTAVDMWSVGCIMAEMLAKQPLFKGTSEIDQLRKIFDTLGTPNENIWAGFSELPGSKANYSKQRYNLLRKKFPVASFTGSAVLSDTGFDLLNRLLTYDPDKRITADDALKHDWFQTYTRNHDLNVMQLRWGKKSLLYCCGASGLAHRATMLFFVLLVSWFND